Part of the Arachis hypogaea cultivar Tifrunner chromosome 6, arahy.Tifrunner.gnm2.J5K5, whole genome shotgun sequence genome, aattttaattttgaatccaTATATCTTATATTTACAAGTTAAAGTCTTGGCCACAGTTTTAAATTTTGGTTTTGCTGTGACTACTGCAATGCTGATACGGTGGGTGCTGCAACAGTGTTGTGGCTGCCAGAACACTGTACTTGGCTATGAAAAAGCAGGTTTTATGGTTTtaatataaaagagaaagaaattatGTGCAAAATTTTTATCATTAGTGGCTCTTATGTTACAGTAGGGTGTTCTTATTTATGAAAAAGCCTCATTATACTAGTGTTTGTTGATATGCTTAATATTGTGTTGGAGAAATTACATAAATTGGTAATGTTCCACTGGCCAAACTTGGCTGTCAATTTTGATTCTTCTTAATGTCCACAGAATGATGGTTTCCTGTTTGGGAAAGCCCAGACTTTGACCTGAGCAAAAGCTGTCTTCCTATATTGAGTAGTATGTGTGTGGTTTTAGATGTCTGTTTCTTGTTCATTCTTTACCTACACTTAAGTTGGTCATTTGATGTTGCTGTTCTTGGAGAAAATTAGGGGTTGGGGGTTTTGAGAAATATTGCACATTTTGCAAAACAAAAGGAGTGTTCAATATTCTCTGAGAAGTGTTTAAGATGAACATGATTTGAAGTAAAGTCAAATCAAGAATTCCGTTTTTGATGAAACTTGATAATAAGGTTGATTGCTTAATACATGTGTCCCACTGGCACTGCAGCAAATTGAGAATTGCCTATCAAGGGTTGAACAGTCACCTAGCCAATCTACACAAAATGCACTCTCTCCGGCGTTGAAAGCATTAATTGCAGATAAACTTTTCAAGCATTCGGATGTTGATGTTAAAGTCGCAGTTGCCTCTTGCATCAGTGAGATAACAAGAATAACTGCACCTGATGCTCCTTATGACGATGACCAGATGAAGGTGTGCATGATTATTTTATACCACAAATTGGTTGGTGCTTCTTTTATCATGAATTATGTCTCAATTTTTTACCAATATAATTTTCTCTTTCAGGAGGTTTTTCAATTAATTGTATCTTCATTTGAAAGTCTGCATGATATGGCAAGCCGATCATATACAAAGAGGACTTCAATTCTCGAAACAGTTGCAAAAGTCAGGTCGTGTGTGGTAATGTTGGATCTGGAATGTGATACCCTGATTGTAGAGATGTTTAAGCATTTCCTGAAGTCTGTTAGGTAAGAGCTGCTGTATATAAAGTTCTTTGAAACATAATTTTTGATGATTTTATTAGTTACTTTATGATGTAATCTTTTAGAATATATTCTACCTAAGCTTTTTCATTCAGCTGGCAAGTTTTTGAGAATTAATTGCTATTGATTTGTCTTTTTAAATGATAATTATGTTAGTTTCCGGTGACTTGCCAGTgccacttgattttttttttgtgttgctAGGTTTTGACATTTATTccactttaataataatattattagcaTAGAAAAAGCATATAATATGAATGTCGGTAGTATTAGTATATGAGAACATTAATTAAATGAACGTCATTTTTACATATCTGTCTATTCTCCATAATAGAATTtcttttttgtaacaaaagagaTCCAAGACAATGTCCAGCATCCCAATCATTAGTTCTTAGCAAGGCATGTTACATCTTTTACTGATTGTTTACAATTGCTATTAGGCTATGTAGAATGAGCATTATCATTACATCAATCAAAAGGTTTTCTTTCCCACTAGATGGACTTGACTAGATTAATAAATTGATGTAATGgtgatattgtaaaagtgataaaaatttatttaatgatTAGAGTTGGTGTTTGTAGTGTGAATGGAGTTGACAAGCTTGATTTGAAACTTACAGGGAGGAACATCCAGAGAATGTTTTTTCATCTATGGAAACTATCATGACCCTTGTTATAGAGGAAAGTGAAGATATTCCCCTGGAATTACTTTCCCCAATCTTAGGCAGTGTAAAGAAAGACAATGAGGTTGGTTACaattcttttatatttaattatagcACGTTTTGTTctcaaattatataaattttcatGATCAATATCATTGTGATTCAGGAAGTTTTGCCAATCGCTCGAAAGTTGGGGGAGAGAGTCCTTGAATGTAGTGCAAGCAAGCTTAAACCTTCTTTGGTGCAAGCAGTGAATACATTGGGCATTTCTTTGGATAATTACAGTAATGTTCTTGCTTCAATATGCCAAGATACACCTGGAAGCATGGAGCAAAATGATGCATGTGCTACGAGTGAGCATGTGGTATATCTCTCTGTTTTTATCTTAATGATATTCTGATTCAGTTGGATAATTTTCATGACATGGTAGCTAATAAGTGTCTTATCTTCCAGGAAGGTGAGAGCAAATCAACGAAAGAGCCAGTTGAGGAGTCAGCACAGGTGTGTTCTTCTCTCTCTtgagttaatttttcttttttctcttttatccTGGGCAACTGGAAACTAGAACATTTCAATTATGCTTCGCCAGGTGGCCGGGGAGGATGCTAAAGAAGCTGAACCACCCCAGCAAGATAGTTCTATCACTGGCAGATCCCCTAAGTCTGTCATGAGCAATGGCATTGCACAGGCTGGAGAAGAAGATGCTTTGGTAGATTCAAAATCTGGAAAGACGGAAGATGATACCAATTGTTCTAATCAGACAAAAGGTATTGATATGCCAGGTAAGGAGGAGCCCAATGATTTGGACGCTGGTAAACCcgacaaaagtgaaaaaaagttGGTACAAGCTACTAAGAGGAGAGGAAGAAAAATCAACCCATCAGTAAGATCGGCTGAGCCTTCTGAGGGTTCACATCTTGCTGTCGAGAAGGAAGCTGAAAAACAGACCGACTCTAAAAGTGACAGAAAGGAAGTTCCCAGTTCTCCTCAACAAGATGGGTGTGTTGAGGCTGCAGAACCATCAGAGAATGACAAGGAGACTGACACCAAGGTTCCATCACCCAAAACAACTGAAGGTGAACCTGATATCGCTTCTCCTTCGCCAAGTGAAAACAAGGATGAAAACGATTCAAAGAAACATGTACGGTCCAAAAAGAAAGATAGCTCTGCAAAAGAAGTCACTATAAAAGAAGTGGCCACAGATGATGGTTTGAAAAAGGTGGATGAAGGAACCAGTGATTCAGAAGCAAAACCCTCCAGGCGATCAGGAAAAAAGATAATTGATCGTAGTTCTGATGGGAAAAAGACTACTGTAGCTGATTCAGATAAAAAGGGAAGCGGGATAAGTGATGCAGATGCTAAAAAGCAGTCAGCAAAGAAGGTGGAAGAAAGCAAGAAGGGTAGTGTTGGATCCTCCTCAAGGCAGTCGGAGGTCAAGAAAAAGCGTGCACCGGGCAAAGTGAGCTCAGATAAGGGCATAGCAAAATCTGCCACTAAAGATGAAGAGAAGGTATTTTGTCATTTCTTGCCCTGCTTTTGGAACTATGCTGTTATTTGTTCAGATTATATCAGTTTGTTTAGTAATGATTCTACTTTAGGAATTGGTGTTGTCACCCAAGCCCGCTTCAAAATCAACTAAAGATGACCATCCAGAGGAGACTCCCAAGACAAGTGCAAAGAGGAAGCGCACTCCAGCAAAAGAAAATGTAAGAatctagttttttttctttttgaaattaTGACTTCGTGATGTATTTATTAGGGTGGATGCTCTATTGGAGTTTATTAGTGTATCTAGCAGTAGCTATGCACTGTCAGATATATGCAGTACGGTCAAATCCTGTTTGTTTCTTTCTCATTAGCTTGCTGTTATGGTGAAAGATTAGTAAGCACGGCTCAATCCATTTGTTTCCTTTCTGTGCCTTTTGTCTTTCTTCTAGGTTTATTCGACCTTTATAGTATTTAGTATCAGTATGGTAATTTATGTGCAGCCTACATATTTAATGTATACACCAATTCAAAAAAGTCTAATTCTgacacccccccccccccaaacacACACAAAACCCTCCTTCTTCTTGTGCTCGTTAAGTAGAGTACACTTACAACTCTCATTTTGGTTGCCTAATCTTTTGGCTTATGTCCCAGGAATCAAATATCAAAGATGGTGAAGGTCTTGTTGGTACACGGGTAAAAGTGTTTTGGCCAGATGATGACATGTGAGTACTTGGTGTTATTCATTTGCAACATGCTAAAACTGGAAATTAGATTTGAATTGGGACACTGAATGTAATATACTAGTGAATTTAGCTGAAATTTGCTATATGCAAGCATGTCTGCATAAGCTGTTTGTTTCCTTTATAATATGGTTTCAAGGCCCCCACACATGTCATCTTGATTGCTGCTGCCTTGATCAACAGTTATTATATTGCTTTATCTCATATTGGCAGTCTATCAAGAAATAGATTTATAAACAGTGAATGTTTCTGGAGGAGATGATGTTTCCGTGAACTCTTGGTATTCAATTCATCAACAGAATGTTAACTTTAGATTTCTCTTAAAGGCTTATTTCTTTCTTGTTTTAACTGCTTTTATAATCGCTGAGCATGCCCATTGGACTTTGGTAgagaataaagaatttagttgaaACAGGCGCTATGTTgaacttttttataaataaatttatttgggtTGGTTTTTCAGTCTATTATGTGCCTGTGTTTGTGCATAAATTCCCTTATCATTTTGGTGCAATTACAGTATAAAAATCTATTCTTGTTGGCATGTTCTTTACAGGTATTATGAAGGTGTAGTTGATTCCTTTGATCGTTCCAAAAAGAAGCACAAGGTGATTTTGCAGCTATGCCACCATCTCTTTACCCTTCCATCTCCTTCCTGTTCTGTCACTCACCAAAACATTTTGGCTTCTGTTTGTTGAATGGTTTCCTATTTGAGTGGTACATCTTACAACCCAGTCTATCTTAGATTCTTGTCTTTCCTGACAATCTTGATTTTTCCATTTAGGTTTTGTATGATGATGGTGATATGGAGATATTAAATCTTAAAAAGGAAAGATGGGAAATCCTTGATAGTGCTGCTCCAGATGGGGTGGGTCTCGTCTCATAATTTTAAACTCTCCTGCATTGCATAAATACTAATGACGGCCATAATGTTAACAGGAGGAAGGGAGCGAGCATAGAAGTCCTGATGTTTCTGATGATAATGACATGTAAGTGCTGCTTATAAGTCGTGTCGTTTATTGTAGAATATACTTATTGTTATGCCCCCCCCCTCCCCCcccaaacacaaaaaaaaaatcaatattgaTTTGTTTCTGTGCTTCAAACCTCCGGGAAGCATATCCATGTGTGCTTGGTCTAATTGTTATACAGCTGTGTTGTGCATGTTTGATGGATATCTTGTTGTCACTGCTGTATATGGTTGGTGATGTGCTGTGGATTTGTTTGTCAGCTTTTATGTTTGACCTTATTTATTTTTGTCATGATATTCAGCCTGCCCGAGCCagcaaagaagaaaggaaaaacaaGTGATGGGAAAAAGGCCGCTTTTTCTAAAAGGTTTGTAAATGTTACTAATTGGTGTATGTTTCATCCCTTGATTGTTGTCTTATTATCTTCACTTCAATCTCCTTATAGTGGAGGAGCCACATCCAGCAAATCAAAGGGATCATCTGGGAAGTCGAGCCAGAAGTCCAAAGACAGTAGCAAAGTTGATCGCAAAACCAAGGACAATACTCCCAAAACAGGTGGCAGTAAATCTATTGATGCTGCACCGAAAGCATCTGGCAAGTCAAAGAACTCTGACGGTTCGAAGATAAGCAAGCCAAAAGATGATGATGTTAGTGTATCGAAACCCTCTGCCAAGTCTAAGCAAGAAACTCCGAAGACAGGAAAATCAAAGCAAGAAACATCCAAGAGTGCTGCTTCCAAATCAAAATCCACCAAAGGTGGGAAGTCCAATGGCACAGGCAAGATGAAAGCTAGTTTATTGCAGGTAAAAGATTCAGAGAGCGAGGACTCGGAGGGTTCAACCAAagagatggaagaagtgaaggtGAAGGCAACTAGTTCATCAAAGTCTGGAACTGAGGTGAAGAGTGGAAAGAAACGTGGAAGAAACTAAAGGTTGATGCCTACTTTGTAATTGTTCATTCCTTGCTGCTCGCTCGTCTTATGGTCTCTGCATTTGGGATATTATATGTTCTGGACCTTCTAGTGCGATCTAGGCCGTTCTTCATCTCTGTTAAATATTGTGGTCATGCCTTGATTATTGGTAGCATTTTATTATGTGGTTAGCCTAGTTTAGTGGTGGTAGGGGCTAGTATTTATTGTTTTCTTTCATCGCCAGATTTCTAGATGGATTTTGTTTGGAGTACAGTAGAAAAACATTTGGTTAGCCGTAAATTAAGTGAATGTTTTGGCGCTCGTGATTATTAAGTTCGCAAAATTTTCCTACATAAGTGCATGAATACATGATTACTTAGATTTAATAATAAATAGGTCAATTTTACTTTTCAAACAATGTGTTTGGTAACATTGAGTTAACGTAGCATTGTGTATGTTACATGCCATTATTAGTCCCTACGATAAGTAATTGTGGACTGGATCAAATGTGTTGACAAAAGTAGGTAATAATTGCTTGACTACTATAGTTCTCGATCTTATGCAAGTTTTTGGAAGTTAGGCCCACTGATCCCTGAAGTGCCACTGGAGGACCTTAAAAAGGGAAGTGTACCAGTCCAATTGTCCAATATACTTAAATTGGTTTtcaaagaattttaatttttaaatagaatactTTGATTCTTAACCAACTTTTATTCTCTGCAAGTCtttgataattatttttgttagataAAATGGTTTCTTCgtcttttttaatcaaatttttaatatgtataataGACAAATGAATTTCTAAAAattcaattatataatatttgGGATAATTCACGTCAATATGAtgaatatagtttaaaattatgcaaatatcttaaattaaaacTTGTTATATGTTCTATCATAAACACATGTATATAATTCAATCAGGGTAATTCGATTTTAGTTATTTATATGTAAATCGAATTTGCTTGATTTAATTTACTAAGTATATATTGTATTTGTGGTAAATCAAATCAGTATgtaaatagttaaaaacttaaaattgagTTATcctaatttgatttatatatatgtatgtaaccagttttaatttaaaatatttacataattttaaattctatttattttatgcaaCTGAATTATCCTAATATTTAGGTCAGATATTTTGTTGAAGACGAGATGTCTTGTATGaatttttaaagactaatttaaagtttattaagaaaaaataaaaaacatctaaTCAAATCGATCCAaagaagtcaccaaaaaaaaaaaaaaaataataaatcgaTCCAAAGAGGGCAAGTAGTTGAATGGTAGCAAATAGCAATATCCTTTGTGTCGGTAAAAATCTAAATCTCAGTATTCCAACCAATGGTTGCCTCCCCAAATGTCGCAGCCTTTATGTCCTATCACCCTAATTCCCTAGAAGATTACACCACACTTTATTAAATAACTAACATGAATGGGACCCCCAACACTGAACAATCTAACGGCAGGGAATAAGGTACAACGACATCAACGGCTGTGACATAACCACCATCTTGTAATCACAGCTACTAATGCTGCCTTTATTACTTTGTCGTTTACTCTTTGTTTTGTCGTTTGTCATTGGAAAATGTTtcgtcttctttcttcttttgtctTCCCAAAACAAAAGAGATAGGGCGTTTGGGTGGTCATCAGACTCGTCTTAATAAATGGTTTTAGTAAACGACAGAATGATACATATAAATTTCATGAAATaatcataatatttttaaaaaagaatatatttataattttagcccttgtaattataaaaaagatttttcTAAGAGTACTTGTCAAGAGTATTTATCTACAAATATTTTGCAAGTAATTTTATACATtctcatataaaataaaaatttaattataatatactaataatataaaatattttatacagtaaTCGAGTCTTTTAAAAATAATGGGGCCATATCTCCCTCTTCccaaatattttgtaaaatatatagtaaaaatattataattaacatGATAAGCTCATTTGACAAAAGTGTTAAATAACAATTTAAGGTATTTTTGTTCAACTTTTCATTTACGCACTCgataatttttcaaattcaacaCGATGGGTtgttcaattcttcacccaccaTTCACTCAATacttatttttcaaattcaatatgTACTATTTGGCTAATTAAAAAGGttcatcatcataatcattacaataatttatttatctttttaatgttattttatgttttattgatttttatggataatttaattatttatattacaaaaaatttgttctgattcaattattaaaaaatttaaataacttaatatgaaaaatacaattttaagatattttataatatttatctttaaaaGAATTCATTTATTGTCATGGTAatgacaaaatattaaaaaattgtgatatttataaattttgtttttatataatgctgttatgtttattttttgttaaaatttttggctttcaaaattttttttcaagtttgcTATTGCGTCCAATTATATGTTCTTTTTACAACAATTCACATAGTCAATATatgaaagataattatttttattaatgtgacaTTACATCATTAGATATACGTAtacaattttattatattgataatatatcaaaataaatttttaaaataatggcttaaaaattcaaaattttaaatttttcaacacAAATTTTATGCATTCGAAAAATTAACCTtataaaactctttttttttttttttaatttagctaAGAAAGCATTTTAAGATACTTGTTCAAaggacaataataaaaaattgagaatttatttgtgtattaaatacattgaaaatatataaacaaatatttttaatgatacTGTTTTGTGATATTTTTAAAAACGATACTAATAGATGAACGAATCATTATTCAACCAAACTCCTAACAAATGCGCTAAAAGTACCCAAAACATATACACAttaattttcatatttctttGCAAATGAGATATGATCGATTAACTATTTACTTAATTCGTTTATTCTAGTAAATatgatatatgtattttttttttccttcaaggGTAAATAAAATGTGTAATAATATATGAAAGGATTTGATTAACATACATCTGCTCTAAAAACACATTTCAAGAATACTATGAAAGAAaatcatttattaaaaattattgtaaaaataaacttttatattttcaaaatattaaatacatctaaaaatttaaaaattttctattattatgtatGTAGCAATTTATTAATGAACGACAAACTTTTACATAGAACTCACATTTATAgtagattaatttttaataacCAGTCCAGTTGAAAGATTTCGTGGGCATCCAAATCccacataaaaatatatatttttttaatttatagaatTACATATATTGATATTTGATAACCTTTAATTTTCTTCTCCTTTTGTGttcgtgtgttttttttttatacataatttgaatttttatgtttttataaaaaaacatttttaattttgttttgcttttaaaaaaatttgttattaaacaaaataatttataaaagatgaaaatattatttttaaattaataataccaCTCACtcttaattatactttttatctttttctaaaacTATATACAatccttatatatataaatatacatgacaaaaagtattaaaaagttttgatatgacaaataagaattttaaaaataatttaaaaaaataaaaatatcattaagATTAAGactgcgtttgtttacagagacaggacactAAGATAGGAACATAGATATACAAAATCGTATTTGACAGAAGAGATATAGACAGAGATAATGTGTCCAGCGatactaaattagtgtattttgtgtccatcctaatAGAAAAGATAGAtacggagacactaacaaatgacacaacttatttttcat contains:
- the LOC112755782 gene encoding sister chromatid cohesion protein PDS5 homolog C isoform X1, whose translation is MASAERQLEEQLREAGNKLLDPPSSVDELLPLLDQIENCLSRVEQSPSQSTQNALSPALKALIADKLFKHSDVDVKVAVASCISEITRITAPDAPYDDDQMKEVFQLIVSSFESLHDMASRSYTKRTSILETVAKVRSCVVMLDLECDTLIVEMFKHFLKSVREEHPENVFSSMETIMTLVIEESEDIPLELLSPILGSVKKDNEEVLPIARKLGERVLECSASKLKPSLVQAVNTLGISLDNYSNVLASICQDTPGSMEQNDACATSEHVEGESKSTKEPVEESAQVAGEDAKEAEPPQQDSSITGRSPKSVMSNGIAQAGEEDALVDSKSGKTEDDTNCSNQTKGIDMPGKEEPNDLDAGKPDKSEKKLVQATKRRGRKINPSVRSAEPSEGSHLAVEKEAEKQTDSKSDRKEVPSSPQQDGCVEAAEPSENDKETDTKVPSPKTTEGEPDIASPSPSENKDENDSKKHVRSKKKDSSAKEVTIKEVATDDGLKKVDEGTSDSEAKPSRRSGKKIIDRSSDGKKTTVADSDKKGSGISDADAKKQSAKKVEESKKGSVGSSSRQSEVKKKRAPGKVSSDKGIAKSATKDEEKELVLSPKPASKSTKDDHPEETPKTSAKRKRTPAKENESNIKDGEGLVGTRVKVFWPDDDMYYEGVVDSFDRSKKKHKVLYDDGDMEILNLKKERWEILDSAAPDGEEGSEHRSPDVSDDNDILPEPAKKKGKTSDGKKAAFSKSGGATSSKSKGSSGKSSQKSKDSSKVDRKTKDNTPKTGGSKSIDAAPKASGKSKNSDGSKISKPKDDDVSVSKPSAKSKQETPKTGKSKQETSKSAASKSKSTKGGKSNGTGKMKASLLQVKDSESEDSEGSTKEMEEVKVKATSSSKSGTEVKSGKKRGRN
- the LOC112755782 gene encoding sister chromatid cohesion protein PDS5 homolog C isoform X2 is translated as MKEVFQLIVSSFESLHDMASRSYTKRTSILETVAKVRSCVVMLDLECDTLIVEMFKHFLKSVREEHPENVFSSMETIMTLVIEESEDIPLELLSPILGSVKKDNEEVLPIARKLGERVLECSASKLKPSLVQAVNTLGISLDNYSNVLASICQDTPGSMEQNDACATSEHVEGESKSTKEPVEESAQVAGEDAKEAEPPQQDSSITGRSPKSVMSNGIAQAGEEDALVDSKSGKTEDDTNCSNQTKGIDMPGKEEPNDLDAGKPDKSEKKLVQATKRRGRKINPSVRSAEPSEGSHLAVEKEAEKQTDSKSDRKEVPSSPQQDGCVEAAEPSENDKETDTKVPSPKTTEGEPDIASPSPSENKDENDSKKHVRSKKKDSSAKEVTIKEVATDDGLKKVDEGTSDSEAKPSRRSGKKIIDRSSDGKKTTVADSDKKGSGISDADAKKQSAKKVEESKKGSVGSSSRQSEVKKKRAPGKVSSDKGIAKSATKDEEKELVLSPKPASKSTKDDHPEETPKTSAKRKRTPAKENESNIKDGEGLVGTRVKVFWPDDDMYYEGVVDSFDRSKKKHKVLYDDGDMEILNLKKERWEILDSAAPDGEEGSEHRSPDVSDDNDILPEPAKKKGKTSDGKKAAFSKSGGATSSKSKGSSGKSSQKSKDSSKVDRKTKDNTPKTGGSKSIDAAPKASGKSKNSDGSKISKPKDDDVSVSKPSAKSKQETPKTGKSKQETSKSAASKSKSTKGGKSNGTGKMKASLLQVKDSESEDSEGSTKEMEEVKVKATSSSKSGTEVKSGKKRGRN